In Mycobacterium sp. Aquia_216, a genomic segment contains:
- a CDS encoding ATP-binding cassette domain-containing protein, with protein sequence MVPAVLTVRALHKSFTLHTIDGRVVHSLRGVDLDVYAGEHVALAGPSGAGKSSLLRCVHRTYLPDSGSVLLRTAANEEIELTNLSDRAMARVRSREFGYVSQFLNAPPRTSPLEFVAAGARRRGVDRAEAREAAADALRRLNLDEVLWQVDCSVLSGGERQRVNLAAGTVRPPRLLLLDEPVSALDPANREASLELIATLTTRNVAVLGVYHDLDAMRRLASRVVLMRDGRIVKDGAPTEIFEGVA encoded by the coding sequence GGTGCCGGCGGTGCTCACTGTGCGGGCGTTGCACAAATCTTTCACACTGCACACGATCGACGGGCGCGTCGTGCACTCACTGCGTGGCGTCGACCTCGATGTGTACGCCGGCGAGCATGTCGCGCTGGCCGGACCGAGCGGGGCGGGTAAATCCTCGCTCCTTCGTTGTGTCCATCGCACCTATTTGCCGGACTCAGGCTCGGTGCTGCTGCGCACCGCGGCGAACGAAGAGATCGAGCTGACCAACCTGTCGGACCGGGCGATGGCACGCGTGAGGAGCCGCGAATTCGGTTATGTGTCACAGTTTTTGAATGCTCCGCCGCGCACCAGCCCGCTGGAGTTCGTGGCGGCCGGAGCCCGGCGCCGCGGTGTTGACCGCGCCGAGGCGCGCGAGGCGGCCGCGGACGCACTGCGCCGGCTCAACCTCGACGAAGTGCTGTGGCAGGTGGACTGCTCGGTGCTGTCAGGCGGCGAGCGTCAGCGGGTGAACCTGGCCGCCGGCACGGTCCGGCCGCCGCGGCTGCTCCTGCTCGACGAGCCGGTGTCGGCGCTCGACCCCGCCAACCGGGAAGCGTCGCTCGAACTGATCGCGACGCTGACGACACGGAACGTCGCGGTGCTCGGGGTCTATCACGATCTGGATGCCATGCGGCGGTTGGCATCTCGGGTTGTGCTGATGCGCGACGGCCGCATCGTGAAAGACGGTGCGCCGACCGAGATCTTCGAAGGAGTGGCATGA
- a CDS encoding alpha-D-ribose 1-methylphosphonate 5-triphosphate diphosphatase, which translates to MTIEVFERTVRHWPLATPPADYVLGHVCAVLPDRVINDALVAVRHGVIAAVEPHPPGLSADVDGQGLLCIPGLVDTHSDGLESERLPRPGAELPMEFALLSFEGRLRAAGVTTVFHGAGFEHSMGRRAPRTVEGAELCCDAIEARTEGLVDHRILYRLDVRCAEGLVALKERLAKRAGMPLVSHEDHTPGQGQYAERTYYERYMIGARGMTPEEAIRHVDHLIAERSGRLGIREEAMGWLGEQARAGRIRLLGHDPTSRAEVDELVARGGAVAEFPTTLAAAQAARDHGLPVVMGAPNVLRGSSHNGNASGRELIERGLVTSIASDYLPSSLLAAAFAVADDARIGLAAAVALVTSGPADAAGLADRGRLLSGLRADLALVAPGHWPVVHAVLVSGTRAEDHLATSHDGQDLEEVP; encoded by the coding sequence ATGACGATCGAGGTGTTCGAGCGGACAGTGCGGCACTGGCCGTTGGCGACGCCGCCGGCGGACTACGTGCTCGGCCACGTCTGCGCGGTGCTGCCCGACCGCGTGATCAACGACGCGTTGGTGGCCGTACGCCACGGTGTCATCGCGGCGGTCGAACCGCACCCGCCCGGGCTGTCGGCCGATGTCGACGGTCAAGGCCTGCTGTGCATTCCCGGTTTGGTGGACACGCACAGTGACGGGCTGGAGAGCGAGCGGTTGCCGCGGCCGGGTGCGGAGCTACCGATGGAGTTCGCGCTGCTGTCATTCGAGGGCAGGCTACGGGCCGCTGGGGTGACAACCGTGTTCCACGGCGCCGGGTTCGAACACAGCATGGGCCGTCGCGCGCCGCGTACCGTCGAAGGCGCCGAGCTGTGCTGTGACGCCATCGAGGCGCGGACCGAGGGCCTGGTGGATCACCGGATCCTGTATCGGCTCGATGTCCGTTGCGCGGAAGGCCTTGTGGCGCTTAAGGAACGGCTCGCCAAGAGGGCAGGGATGCCGCTCGTCTCGCACGAGGACCACACTCCCGGGCAGGGCCAGTACGCCGAACGTACCTATTACGAGCGCTACATGATTGGCGCGCGTGGGATGACCCCCGAAGAAGCGATCCGCCACGTCGATCACCTCATTGCCGAGCGCAGCGGGCGCCTCGGCATCCGCGAAGAGGCGATGGGTTGGCTCGGCGAGCAGGCGCGGGCCGGGCGCATCCGGCTGCTCGGCCATGACCCCACGTCGCGGGCCGAGGTTGACGAATTGGTGGCCCGAGGCGGTGCGGTCGCCGAATTCCCGACCACGCTGGCCGCCGCGCAAGCGGCGCGTGACCATGGACTGCCGGTGGTGATGGGCGCGCCGAACGTGCTGCGCGGTAGCTCACATAACGGCAACGCGTCGGGCCGCGAGCTCATCGAGCGCGGTCTGGTGACCTCAATCGCCTCGGATTACCTGCCGTCGAGCCTGCTGGCCGCGGCGTTCGCCGTTGCCGACGATGCCCGGATCGGTCTGGCCGCCGCCGTCGCGTTGGTGACGTCGGGTCCGGCGGATGCCGCAGGGCTGGCCGACCGCGGCCGGCTACTGTCGGGCCTGCGGGCGGATCTGGCGCTCGTCGCACCCGGGCACTGGCCGGTCGTGCATGCGGTGCTGGTGAGCGGGACACGCGCCGAAGATCATCTCGCCACTTCGCACGACGGCCAGGACCTAGAGGAGGTGCCATGA
- a CDS encoding HD domain-containing protein: MTLSRESLGMLIAGLAGLPYGREVVDQRAHALQTGWYAKQAGADDELLVAATLHDIGRASEVAAQWPDLPHELCGAEFAHAYLGERAARIIGAHVPAKRYLVATDPGYHAHLSLASVASLKVQGGGMSDEEVADFRASPVAEEAVMVRRWDDDAKDPYGPMIAIAEVLDAYDRLTA; the protein is encoded by the coding sequence ATGACCCTCTCCCGTGAATCGCTGGGCATGCTCATCGCTGGGCTGGCCGGCCTGCCCTACGGCCGGGAGGTGGTGGACCAGCGGGCGCATGCACTACAGACCGGGTGGTACGCCAAGCAGGCCGGCGCCGATGACGAGTTGTTGGTCGCAGCGACATTGCACGACATCGGGCGGGCCAGCGAGGTGGCTGCCCAATGGCCGGATCTTCCGCACGAGCTGTGCGGCGCCGAGTTCGCGCACGCGTACCTCGGTGAGCGTGCTGCCCGGATCATCGGTGCCCACGTGCCGGCCAAGCGCTACCTGGTCGCCACCGACCCCGGGTACCACGCTCATCTCAGCCTCGCGTCGGTCGCATCGCTCAAAGTGCAGGGCGGCGGGATGAGCGACGAAGAGGTGGCCGACTTCCGTGCGAGTCCCGTCGCCGAAGAGGCGGTCATGGTGCGGCGATGGGACGACGACGCGAAGGATCCGTACGGCCCGATGATCGCCATCGCCGAGGTGCTGGACGCCTACGATCGGCTGACCGCCTGA
- the rpsF gene encoding 30S ribosomal protein S6, giving the protein MRPYEIMVILDPTLDERTVAPSLETFLNVVRKDGGSVDKVDIWGKRRLAYEIAKHAEGIYVVVDLKAAPATVSELDRQLSLNESVLRTKVMRTDKH; this is encoded by the coding sequence ATGCGTCCATACGAAATCATGGTCATTCTTGACCCCACACTTGACGAGCGCACCGTTGCTCCATCCTTGGAGACGTTCCTCAACGTTGTCCGCAAAGACGGCGGGTCCGTCGACAAGGTGGACATCTGGGGTAAGCGCCGGCTGGCCTACGAGATCGCCAAGCACGCCGAAGGCATCTACGTAGTTGTCGACCTCAAGGCGGCACCGGCCACGGTGTCCGAGCTCGACCGTCAGCTGAGCCTCAACGAGTCGGTCTTGCGCACCAAGGTGATGCGCACCGACAAGCACTGA
- a CDS encoding single-stranded DNA-binding protein: MAGDTTITVVGNLTADPELRFTPSGAAVANFTVASTPRIFDRQSSEWKDGEALFLRCNIWREAAENVAESLTRGSRVIVTGRLKQRSFETREGEKRTVFEVEVDEIGPSLRYATAKVNKASRSGGGGGGFGSGGGSRQAPAAQASSAPADDPWGSAPASGSFAGGDEEPPF, from the coding sequence GTGGCTGGTGACACCACTATCACCGTTGTCGGAAACCTGACTGCCGACCCTGAACTGCGGTTCACGCCGTCGGGTGCCGCCGTCGCGAATTTCACCGTGGCGTCGACCCCCCGGATCTTTGACCGCCAGAGTTCGGAATGGAAAGACGGTGAGGCGCTGTTCCTGCGGTGCAACATCTGGCGGGAAGCCGCCGAGAACGTCGCGGAAAGCCTGACCCGCGGGTCGCGGGTGATCGTCACCGGACGGCTCAAGCAGCGCTCGTTCGAGACCCGCGAAGGTGAGAAGCGCACCGTTTTCGAGGTCGAGGTCGATGAGATCGGGCCCTCGCTGCGGTACGCCACCGCCAAGGTGAACAAGGCAAGCCGCAGTGGCGGCGGGGGCGGCGGCTTCGGCAGCGGCGGCGGATCTCGCCAGGCGCCCGCGGCGCAGGCGAGCAGCGCACCGGCGGACGATCCGTGGGGGAGTGCTCCGGCATCGGGCTCCTTCGCCGGCGGCGACGAAGAACCGCCCTTCTGA
- the rpsR gene encoding 30S ribosomal protein S18 — translation MPKSTKRRPAPEKPIKTRKCVFCSKKGQSIDYKDTTLLRTYISERGKIRARRVTGNCVQHQRDIAIAVKNAREVALLPFTSSAR, via the coding sequence ATGCCCAAGTCCACGAAACGGCGCCCGGCTCCGGAAAAGCCGATCAAGACACGCAAATGCGTCTTTTGCTCGAAGAAGGGCCAATCGATCGACTACAAGGACACCACGTTGCTGCGCACCTACATCAGTGAGCGCGGCAAGATCCGGGCGCGGCGCGTCACCGGAAACTGCGTGCAGCACCAGCGCGACATTGCGATCGCGGTGAAGAACGCCCGCGAGGTGGCCCTGCTGCCCTTCACTTCGTCGGCGCGATAG